A genomic segment from Halomonas sp. TA22 encodes:
- a CDS encoding type II toxin-antitoxin system VapC family toxin, with the protein MTTYMLDTCICSFIMREHPASVIQRLTTEVEKGNRIVVSAITYAEMRYGQLGKKASAKHKILVDEFVKRLDAVLAWDQPAVDATVEVMGDLTSAGTPIGPNDTAIAGHAIASGCTLVTNNVREFGRVKALVYEDWCHYS; encoded by the coding sequence GTGACTACCTACATGCTCGATACATGCATCTGCTCATTCATCATGCGTGAGCACCCAGCATCGGTGATCCAGCGCTTGACCACTGAAGTTGAGAAGGGCAATCGGATAGTCGTTTCTGCCATCACCTACGCCGAGATGCGTTATGGTCAGCTCGGCAAGAAGGCATCAGCCAAGCACAAGATATTGGTCGATGAGTTCGTGAAGCGTCTTGATGCCGTATTGGCGTGGGATCAGCCAGCAGTGGATGCGACGGTGGAGGTCATGGGCGACCTGACCAGTGCTGGGACGCCCATCGGACCTAACGACACAGCGATAGCAGGACACGCAATTGCCTCTGGCTGTACGTTGGTGACCAACAACGTTCGTGAATTCGGCCGTGTTAAAGCCTTAGTTTACGAAGACTGGTGTCATTATTCATGA
- a CDS encoding nuclear transport factor 2 family protein yields MRTAGDVVREFWRLMATNDFYSVMAVLVSEFVLEWPQSNERIRGAERFARMNAEYPAHGRWQFTLNRVVEGDGEVVTEVAITDGVQSATAISFFTVEKGRIIRLVEYWPEPYSAPVGRAHLVEPMPSRAFRGAGQR; encoded by the coding sequence ATGAGAACAGCAGGCGATGTGGTGCGCGAATTCTGGCGGCTGATGGCAACCAATGACTTTTACTCGGTCATGGCGGTGCTTGTGTCGGAATTCGTTCTCGAATGGCCGCAGTCCAACGAGCGCATCCGCGGCGCTGAGCGTTTCGCACGGATGAATGCCGAATACCCGGCCCATGGCCGTTGGCAGTTCACGCTGAATCGCGTCGTCGAGGGTGACGGTGAGGTGGTGACGGAAGTCGCCATCACCGATGGTGTCCAGTCGGCAACGGCGATCTCCTTTTTCACGGTAGAGAAGGGAAGGATTATCCGGCTGGTCGAATACTGGCCCGAGCCCTACTCGGCCCCCGTGGGCAGGGCACATCTCGTCGAGCCGATGCCATCACGGGCCTTCCGTGGCGCCGGGCAGCGCTGA
- a CDS encoding glutathione S-transferase family protein gives MKLYHYALSGHAHRAALFLSLAGVEHELIEVDLAAGAHKQPEFLALNAFGEVPVLDDNGIIIADSLAILVYVARKIGSSHWLPTDPANEARVQRWLSVAAGKVAYGACAARLITVFGVPFRPEEVIERAHATLAVMERTLEGQRWIAATAEPSIADIALYSYIERAPEGNVDLTGYPRVQAWLRQIEGLPGFIPFQRTRAGLNV, from the coding sequence ATGAAGCTCTACCATTACGCTCTCTCAGGGCACGCCCATCGCGCCGCCCTGTTTCTCTCCCTTGCCGGAGTCGAGCATGAACTGATCGAGGTCGATCTGGCGGCCGGCGCCCACAAGCAACCGGAATTTCTCGCGCTCAATGCCTTCGGTGAAGTACCGGTGCTCGACGACAACGGCATCATCATCGCGGACTCGCTGGCGATTCTCGTCTATGTGGCGAGGAAGATCGGTTCTTCCCATTGGCTGCCGACCGATCCCGCCAACGAGGCGCGGGTACAGCGGTGGCTCTCGGTCGCGGCCGGCAAGGTCGCCTATGGCGCCTGCGCCGCCCGGCTTATCACCGTATTCGGTGTACCCTTCCGCCCCGAGGAGGTGATCGAGCGCGCCCACGCCACGCTCGCCGTCATGGAGCGGACGCTGGAAGGCCAGCGCTGGATCGCCGCAACGGCAGAGCCGAGCATCGCCGACATCGCGCTCTACAGCTACATCGAACGGGCCCCCGAGGGCAACGTCGACCTCACCGGCTACCCCAGAGTCCAGGCCTGGCTGCGCCAGATCGAAGGCCTCCCCGGTTTCATCCCCTTCCAGCGCACCCGCGCCGGACTCAATGTCTGA
- the vapB gene encoding type II toxin-antitoxin system VapB family antitoxin has translation MRTVSIFKNGKNQAVRLPADMAYEGIGELEITREGDVITLRPVRPSWASLHDLPKADDDFLKERPTVVGDEGRFHL, from the coding sequence ATGCGTACCGTGTCAATATTCAAGAATGGCAAGAATCAGGCAGTCCGACTGCCCGCCGACATGGCCTATGAAGGCATTGGGGAGCTGGAAATCACGAGGGAGGGAGATGTGATCACCCTTCGCCCTGTTCGGCCTTCCTGGGCGTCTCTGCATGACTTGCCGAAAGCTGACGACGACTTCCTGAAAGAACGGCCAACAGTCGTGGGCGATGAAGGTAGGTTCCATCTGTGA
- a CDS encoding LysE family translocator, protein MPLELWLSFCLASLLIIVSPGPAVALLVTTGINRGRRAALAMLPGFFLGDLLAMTLSFAGVGALLMASAELFQLFKWLGAAYLLYLGIKMWREAGQLGELQPTGTDIRLGTAKAFLVTVLNPKSLAFFMAFMPQFVAPSQPLLPQLVILFSTFLVIGVLSDLAFTFLATSGGRVLSARLRRILHRTGAGSLIGASALVAAMRRP, encoded by the coding sequence ATGCCGCTGGAACTGTGGCTTTCCTTCTGTTTGGCCTCGCTGTTGATCATCGTTTCGCCCGGCCCCGCCGTGGCCCTGCTGGTCACTACCGGGATCAACCGAGGGCGACGCGCTGCCCTAGCCATGCTGCCTGGTTTCTTCCTGGGGGATTTGCTGGCCATGACCCTGTCGTTTGCCGGGGTCGGTGCGCTGCTGATGGCCTCCGCCGAGCTGTTCCAGCTCTTCAAATGGCTCGGGGCCGCCTATCTGCTTTATCTAGGCATCAAGATGTGGCGCGAGGCCGGCCAACTGGGCGAACTGCAGCCTACAGGCACGGATATTCGTCTCGGTACCGCCAAGGCGTTTCTGGTCACCGTGCTGAACCCCAAGAGCCTGGCCTTCTTCATGGCCTTCATGCCCCAGTTCGTGGCGCCCAGCCAGCCCCTGCTGCCGCAGTTGGTCATCCTATTCTCGACCTTCCTGGTCATCGGCGTGCTCAGCGATCTCGCCTTCACCTTCCTGGCCACCAGCGGCGGCCGGGTGCTGAGTGCTCGGTTGCGCCGCATCCTGCACCGCACCGGTGCCGGCAGCCTGATCGGGGCGAGTGCCCTGGTCGCTGCCATGCGGCGGCCTTGA
- a CDS encoding FAD-binding oxidoreductase, with amino-acid sequence MARNIIVLGAGMVGVSVAWHLVRRGHDVTLVDRREPGLETSFGNAGIIQREAVRPYAFPRDIGTLLRVLPNREVDIRYRPTGMMSAAGPLLNYWLNSSGERYERIVREWASLIMRCQDAHAPMIEAAGAEALVRKGGWLELYRTRKEFEERQKEAQENHERFGVEYEVLDAEALYAKEPHLGKGLIGAIHWAQPWMVSDPGGLVQAYARSFAEQGGHVMKASVEDVLQVDGGWRVNTSEGPLEAEQVVVALGPWAGELLGRLGMKVPLFVKRGYHMHYSAEGEAKLNHWVMDAEKGFLLEPMRAGIRLTTGAELANLDSPPQYKQLAAAEKVARKLFPLGKRRDSQPWKGARPCLPDMKPVIGPAPDKEGLWLAFGHGHQGFTLGPATGELLAQMMDGEAPEVDMTPFRVDRF; translated from the coding sequence ATGGCCCGCAATATCATCGTTCTTGGTGCCGGCATGGTCGGCGTATCGGTGGCCTGGCATCTGGTGCGTCGCGGCCATGACGTCACGCTGGTGGACCGCCGCGAGCCGGGGCTCGAGACCTCCTTCGGCAATGCCGGCATCATCCAGCGCGAGGCGGTGCGCCCTTATGCCTTCCCCCGTGATATCGGCACCCTGCTGCGGGTGCTGCCCAACCGCGAGGTGGACATCCGCTACCGCCCCACCGGCATGATGAGCGCAGCGGGCCCGCTGCTGAACTACTGGTTGAACTCGAGTGGCGAACGCTACGAGCGCATCGTTCGCGAGTGGGCGTCGCTGATCATGCGCTGCCAGGATGCCCACGCGCCGATGATCGAGGCCGCCGGCGCCGAGGCGCTGGTGCGCAAGGGCGGCTGGCTGGAGCTTTACCGCACCCGCAAGGAGTTCGAGGAGCGCCAGAAAGAAGCCCAGGAGAACCACGAGCGCTTCGGAGTGGAGTACGAGGTGCTGGACGCCGAGGCGCTCTACGCCAAGGAGCCGCACCTGGGCAAGGGGCTGATCGGGGCGATCCACTGGGCGCAGCCCTGGATGGTCTCGGACCCGGGTGGCCTGGTGCAGGCCTACGCCCGCAGCTTTGCCGAACAGGGCGGCCATGTGATGAAGGCCAGCGTCGAGGACGTGCTCCAGGTGGATGGCGGCTGGCGAGTCAATACCAGCGAAGGCCCCCTGGAGGCGGAGCAGGTGGTGGTGGCCCTGGGGCCCTGGGCCGGAGAGCTGCTGGGAAGACTGGGCATGAAAGTGCCGCTGTTCGTGAAGCGCGGCTACCACATGCACTACTCCGCCGAAGGAGAGGCCAAGCTCAACCACTGGGTGATGGACGCCGAGAAGGGCTTCCTGCTCGAACCGATGCGCGCCGGGATTCGCCTGACCACCGGCGCCGAGCTTGCCAACCTGGACTCGCCGCCCCAGTACAAGCAGCTGGCCGCCGCCGAGAAGGTGGCACGCAAGCTGTTCCCGCTGGGCAAGCGTCGCGACAGCCAGCCCTGGAAAGGCGCCCGGCCCTGCCTGCCTGACATGAAGCCGGTGATCGGCCCCGCCCCCGACAAGGAAGGGTTATGGCTCGCCTTCGGCCACGGCCACCAGGGCTTTACCCTGGGCCCGGCCACAGGCGAGCTGCTCGCCCAGATGATGGATGGCGAAGCGCCCGAGGTGGATATGACGCCGTTCCGCGTCGATCGCTTCTGA
- a CDS encoding LysR family transcriptional regulator, whose protein sequence is MDRLRTLRTFICVAEQSSFAEAGRRMNMSPTTVTRTIAALEASLGVQLLMRTTRSVRLTEEGALFLERCRAGLAEIDGAFDIVRGGRATPRGTLTVTAPVMFGRLHVLPVVVELLRQYPELQVRLLLLDRVVRLVDEGIDVAVRIAELPDSSLHMLQVGQVRRVLSASPAYLAARGRPTSLTDLRDHDLIWIEDEAGPHRGWGLDEVRRSGSPARLTVNHMDAAIAAAVAGLGVVRTLSYQVADDVAAGRLEHILNDDAAPALPISLLFQSGRRDHPNVRAFIDAAKQHLQGVSL, encoded by the coding sequence ATGGACAGGCTGCGAACGCTAAGGACCTTCATCTGCGTAGCGGAACAATCGAGCTTCGCCGAAGCGGGGCGGCGGATGAACATGTCGCCCACCACCGTGACACGGACCATCGCGGCGCTGGAGGCGAGCCTTGGCGTTCAGCTGTTGATGCGCACCACGCGCAGCGTTCGGCTGACCGAGGAGGGGGCACTGTTCCTGGAGCGATGCCGGGCAGGGCTTGCCGAGATCGACGGGGCGTTCGATATCGTCCGTGGTGGCCGCGCGACGCCGCGAGGCACCCTGACGGTGACGGCGCCGGTCATGTTCGGCCGGCTGCACGTGCTGCCGGTGGTGGTCGAGCTGCTGCGGCAGTATCCCGAGCTTCAGGTCAGGCTCCTGCTGCTGGATCGGGTGGTTCGCCTGGTCGATGAGGGCATCGACGTTGCCGTTCGCATCGCCGAGTTGCCGGACAGCTCGCTGCACATGCTGCAAGTCGGTCAGGTGCGGCGAGTGCTGAGTGCGAGCCCGGCCTATCTCGCCGCGCGTGGCAGGCCGACGTCGCTGACCGATCTTCGCGATCATGACCTGATCTGGATAGAGGATGAGGCCGGGCCGCATCGCGGGTGGGGCCTCGATGAGGTTCGGCGATCCGGAAGCCCCGCCAGACTGACAGTCAACCATATGGACGCGGCCATTGCCGCTGCGGTCGCCGGGCTCGGCGTGGTGCGAACGCTCTCCTACCAAGTCGCCGATGATGTCGCGGCAGGGAGGCTCGAGCATATCCTGAATGACGATGCCGCCCCGGCGCTGCCGATTTCCTTGCTGTTCCAGAGCGGTCGCAGAGATCATCCGAACGTGCGCGCCTTCATCGATGCCGCCAAGCAGCACTTGCAGGGGGTATCGCTGTAG
- a CDS encoding SDR family NAD(P)-dependent oxidoreductase encodes MRLTNALIDHLISQPDAVIVNVSSGLAFVPLSATPTYSATKAALHSYSVSLREQLKGKVEMLNAL; translated from the coding sequence ATTCGGCTGACCAACGCATTGATCGACCACCTGATAAGCCAGCCAGACGCGGTAATCGTAAACGTATCGTCCGGCCTTGCCTTCGTCCCGCTGAGCGCCACGCCAACCTACAGCGCCACCAAGGCGGCGCTTCACTCCTATTCGGTCTCCCTGCGCGAACAGCTCAAGGGCAAGGTCGAGATGCTCAACGCGCTGTGA
- a CDS encoding VOC family protein, translating into MRFDTLHLDHIGIRVTDLATAESFYAKLGFLRDPGEFAPEAKACGLVHPSGLRIHLIYNGELAEEGNVLLDAPIKRPGYTHAAFIVESMDELVAWLTHEGTKITEGPVMMGHGRRNVCFIRDPDLNVLEFNEILPHPH; encoded by the coding sequence ATGCGTTTTGACACGCTTCATCTCGACCATATAGGCATCCGCGTCACCGATCTCGCCACAGCGGAATCCTTCTACGCCAAGCTCGGTTTCCTGCGCGATCCCGGAGAGTTTGCCCCCGAGGCCAAGGCCTGCGGCCTCGTGCATCCGTCAGGCCTGCGCATCCACCTGATCTACAACGGCGAGCTTGCCGAGGAAGGCAACGTGCTGCTGGACGCGCCGATCAAACGGCCCGGCTACACCCATGCCGCCTTCATCGTCGAGAGCATGGACGAACTGGTGGCATGGCTGACGCATGAAGGGACCAAGATCACCGAGGGGCCAGTCATGATGGGCCACGGACGCCGCAATGTCTGCTTCATCCGCGACCCCGATCTGAATGTGCTGGAGTTCAACGAAATCCTGCCGCACCCGCACTAA